The stretch of DNA GGTTTTCCTGCCGAAGACCGATTTTCCGATGAAAGCCGGCCTCCCGCAGAAGGAGCCCGTCATCCTGAAGAAGTGGCAGGACGAGAAGATCTACCAGCAGGTCCGCAAGAGCCGCGAGGGCCGCGAGAAGTTCATCCTGCACGACGGTCCGCCGTACGCGAACGGCGATATCCACATCGGCCATGCATTGAACAAGACGCTGAAGGACGTGACCGTGCGCGCGCAGACTCTGCTCGGCAAGGACGCGCCCTACGTGCCCGGCTGGGACTGTCACGGCCTGCCGATCGAGTGGAAGATCGAGGAACAGTATCGCAAGAAGAAGCGCGACAAGAAGGATGTCCCCGCCAAGGAATTCCGCGCCGAATGCCGCGAATATGCGCAGCATTGGGTGGACGTGCAGACGGGCCAGTTCCAGCGGCTCGGCAATATCGGCGAGTGGGACAAGCCCTACCTGACCATGCGGCCCGAGGCGGAGGCGCAGATCGTCGCCGAACTGTTCAAGTTCGCCGAGACGGGCCAGCTCTATCGCGGGTCGAAGCCGGTGATGTGGTCCCCGGTCGAGGAAACCGCGCTGGCCGAGGCGGAAGTCGAATATCAGGACCTGACCGACAGCCCGCAGATCGACGTCGCGTTCGAGATCGTCGAGAGCCCGATCCCGGAACTGGTTGGCGCGCATGCGGTGATCTGGACGACAACGCCGTGGACGATCCCGGTGAACCAGGCTTTGGCGTACGGGCCGGAGATCGAATACGAGGTTCTGCACCTCAATCGTCTTCCGAGAGGAAAACGCTTCGGCATCAGTCACCTACTTGTTGCGAAGGAGCTAATAGAAGGCGTCCTCGACCGTATCGGACTTGAGAAATCGGATGTCATGACGGAATGGTCCGGCAAAGGCGCCGACCTCGCCGGAACCGTCGTCCGCCATCCGATGCACCATCTCGGCGGTTTCTACGCCAAGCCGCGCCCCATGCTCGCGGGCGATTTCGTCACGACCGACAGCGGCACCGGCATCGTCCACATGTCGCCCGATCATGGCGAAGATGATTTCCTCCTGTGCAAAAAGCACGGCATCGACCCCGTCTTCGCGGTCGAGAAGAACGGGCTGTATCGCGACGACTGGCTGTGGCTCGGCTCGGATGACGATCGCCGCCGCAGCGTCATCAACAAGCCATTCAATGCACCCGACGGGCCGATCTGTTCGGACCTCCGCGAAGTGGGCGCATTGCTGTCTGCCAGCGCGGACTATCATCACAGCTATCCGCATTCGTGGCGCTCGAAAGCCAAGGTCATCTACCGCTGCACCCCGCAGTGGTTTATCGGCATGGACGAACCTCTCCGTCACCTCCCCAAGAAGACCCGCGCCGAGAAGCGCTGGGAGGACGAGGGCGGCGCGCCGATCCCGCCGGGCGACACGCTCGTCGACGATTACCCCTCGCTGCGCGAAACGGCGATGGACGCGATCGACGCCACCGATTTCTTCCCGCCGAAGGGCAAGAACCGCATCGGCACGATGGTCGCCGGACGCCCCGACTGGCTCATCAGTCGCCAGCGCGCATGGGGCGTGCCGATCGCGCTGTTCGTGCATCGCAAATCGGGCGAGCTTCTGGTCGACGAGGCGGTTAACGCCCGCATCGTCGAGGCGATGACGAACGAGGGCGTGGATGCTTGGTCCGAGGATCGAGCGAGCGATTTTCTCGGGCCCGACCGCGATCCCGACGATTACGAGATGGTCGCCGACATCCTCGACGTCTGGTTCGACAGCGGTTCGACCCACGCCTTCGTGCTCGAAAGCGACCGCTGGCCCGACCTGCGTTCACCCGCCGACGTCTACCTCGAAGGCAGCGACCAGCATCGCGGCTGGTTCCAGTCCTCGCTGCTCGAGAGCTGCGGCACCCGCGGTCGTGCGCCCTACAAGCAGGTGCTCACCCACGGCTTCACGATGGATGCTAAGGGCATGAAGATGTCCAAGTCGCTCGGCAACACCGTCAGCCCGCTGACGCTGATGGACCAGTATGGCGCCGACATCATCCGTCTGTGGGCGGTGACGGTGGACTTCACCGAGGATCACCGCATCGGCGACGAGATCCTGAAGGGCGTGGCGGACCAGTATCGCAAGCTGCGCAACAGCTTCCGCTACCTCCTGGGCGCGTTGGACGGCTTCGACGCGGGCGAGACCGTGCAGCCCGCCGACATGCCCGAACTCGAACGCTACATGCTGCATCGTCTGGCGAGACTGTCGGACGCGTTGAAGGCCGATATCGAACGCTACGACTTCAACGCCTACGTGCGGCGGCTGGTCGATTTCGCGCAGGACGATCTTTCCGCCTTCTTCTTCGATATCCGCAAGGACCGGCTCTACTGCGACGTCAACCTGTCGACAGGCGACCAGACGGCCACCCGTGCCGCCTACCGCACCGTTCTCGACGTGCTGTTCCACGCGCTGGTGCGCTGGATGGCCCCGGTGCTGGTCTTCACGACCGAGGAAACGTGGACCACCCGCTACCCTGACGGCGGCAGCGTCCATACACTCGACTGGCCCGGAATTTCCGACGACTGGCGCGACGACGCGCTCGCCGAGCGGTGGGACGGTCTGCGCACCCTCCGCCGCGAAGTGACGGAGGCGATCGAACCCTATCGCAAGGAAAAGATCATCCGATCCAGTCTCGCCGCAGAAGTGACCGTGGACAGCAACGAGGATCCCGATTTCCTCGCGGAATTGTTCATTTCCGGCCCCGTTCACGCGGGCGCGCAGCTATCGGTTGCAGTGACCGATCACGCCAAGTGCGGCCGCTGCTGGCGTCATCTGCCCGAAGTCGGGGAAGACGGTTCACTATGCGGACGCTGTGCGGAGGTGCTCAGCAAATGACCTCGCGCCGTGCCTATGCGATCGCCGCCGCGATCTTCATCATCGACCAGCTGATCAAATGGTGGATCGTCGGTCCGTTCGCGCTGGAATCTAAAGGCAGCGTCGAACTGCTGCCCTTCTTCAACCTCACCTGGGTCGAAAACCGCGGGATCAGCCTGGGGCTGTTCCAGGCGACCAGCGAAGCAATGCGCTGGGGTCTCGTCATCGCCACCGCCGCGATCGCCGCCTTCGTCGCTTGGTGGATTACCCGGCCGGGCGAGGAAGGGGACCGCGCGGGGTTTGCCATGATCCTCGGGGGCGCGCTGGGGAATATCGTGGATAGGGTGCGGTTCGGCTACGTCGTCGACTATGCGGACTTGCATGTTGGCACGTTTAGGCCTTTCTATGTATTCAACATCGCCGACGCCGCGATCACGCTCGGTGTCGTCTATTTGCTGGTCCGCGCCTTCTGGCCGCGGACCGATAAGGAGAAGAACAATGCGTAACGCCCTCCCCATCCTGCTGCTCGCGGGCGCGCTCGCCGCCTGCTCGAGCCCGGGCGGGTCGCTCGACGAATATGCGGTCGCGCGCAACGCGCCGCTGATCATTCCGCCCGACTACACGCTGGAGCCGCCCCGTGCGGGGACCGTTTCGACCAGTGTCGATGAAGTCCAGGCGCGGGCACTGGAAGCGCTTTACGGCGGTCCCGCCAGCCGTTCGGCGGTCGAACGGATTGCCGTCAGCGAAGCCGCCGACGGGGTGATCCCGCTCGGTGCGCGTTCCACCGCGGGCGATCCCGACACGCGCGTCGTCGACAAGGGCGCGCAGACGCAGACCATCCTGTCCACCCCCGAAGGCGAGGGTCAGGAAGCCAGCGCCGAACAGCCGCGGTAAGCGCGATGAGCGAGGCGGGGGCAAAGCTTCAGAACGGTCTGGTCGACATCGAGAGCCGGCTCGAACGTGCCAAGCGCAAGCTGGAAGACGGACTGGAACTGGTCGCCGAAGCGCAGAAGGCGTTGAGCGACATCCAGCAGGACGTCCTCGGTGCGCCCGACGGGGCCGGGCCGGGAGATGCGGAGGAGACCGCCTCCAAACTGCTCGCCGACATCAAGGCGCAGGGCGACGAAATCCCCGAAAGCCTGTGTGGCGGACGAATGCAGGTCGACAGTGTCCAGCGCCTGATCCGCATCGACGGCCATCCCATCGGCATTACCGAGATGGAGTATCGCGTCCTCGAACTGCTCGCCTACGCGCGAAACAATGTCGTCACACGCAACATGCTTCTGAAGCATCTCTATCGCCGCGCCGACGATCAGCCGCAGCCCAAGATCATCGACGTTTTCATTTCCAAGCTTCGCAAGAAGTTGCGGAGCGCCTCCGGCGGTGCGGAATTCATCGAGACGATACCGCAACGCGGCTGGATCCTGCGCGACTTGGAACAGTAGGCGTTAACGCTTCGGTGAGACCTGCGGCGCTAGTATGGCGCCATGATCGCACCGCTCCCTCTTTCACGCCGTGAACCGCAGAACGCCGAATGCGTGCGGAAGAAAACTCATGCGCGTGTGGAGGTCCACCGGTCGGTCGAACGGGTCCTGCTTACGCTCTAGCCGCGTTCCTTGGGCGTCGCGGGATCGCTTCCCCATTCCGCCCAGCTGCCATCGTAGAGCGCGCCGCCATCGGCTCCGATCCGTTGCGCCGCGAACAGGATCGCGCAAGCGGTCACGCCCGATCCGCAACTGGCAACGAAGTCGCTCTTCGCGTCGACACCGCTCTCGGCGAACAGACGGGCCAGCTCCGCGTCGGGAAGGAAGCGTCCGTCCTCATCATAGAGCGCGGCGTAGGGCAGATTGGTCGAACCCGGAATACGCCCCGCTGCCGTTCCGGGGCGCGGTTCGTCGGTCGCTCCCGCAAATCGTTTAGGGCTTCGCGCGTCGAGAACGGGCGGACGATCGGGCCCCAGCAGGTCGTCCTTAATGACGATACGGTGGGCGGTTCTCCCCGTCGGCCACGAACCGGATCGGGGCATCGGCGGGCCAGTTTCCAGACGACCCCCCGCCCCTTTCCAGGCACTCAGCCCGCCATCGAGGATGGCGACCTCACGAGCGCCAAAATGCGTGAGCGTGAACCAACCGCGCGCCGCCGTGTGGTGCGGAGCATCGTCGTAGACGACGAGCGGCCGATCTCGGTCGAGCCCGATTTCCTCCAGCATCGCGCAGCCAGCCTCGTGCGACGGAAGCATGTTCGCCGTCGCGGCCTGCGGATCCACGAACGTCGCAATGTCGAGGCGACGGGCGCCGGGAAGATGTCCTTCCCGAAAGCGCTTGGCGCCATCGATGCCGCTGTCGGGAAGAAAGAAGCTCGCATCGACGACCTGGACGGTGTTCAGATTGGCGGCGAGCCAATCGGCGGTGACGAGGCTTTCCATCAAGACACCTTAAGCAAGATCGCACGCGAAGCGAAGCGAGCGAAAGCGTCAGACGCGGGTTCGCATCACGGCGCTCGCAAAAACGAAAGCGCCCGTCAGTCCTGCGCTTCCAGTTCGCTGCCCAGCTTGAGAACCTTGTCGCCGTCTTCCTGCTTGATGAGATAGGCGGGATTGTCTTCGCTGCCGTCCTTGGTGATCTCGCTTCCGCTCAGGGTCCGGGTCACTTCGCGTTCGAAGCGCTCCTCGATCTGTCCCTTCCCTTCGCCGTTGCCCCAGTTCCACTTTACGTACTGGTCGGTCTGAAAGCTGTTCGAATTGCTCATGGTTCAATCTCCTTCGATCGACCAAAGCCTTCGCCCCACTTTGGCTCCGCGGACGTCGACAAGCGGAGAGAATTGCGCGGGCGGCGGGCTTTCCGCTAGAGCGCGCGAATGGAACCCAAATTTCTCGGCAGCGACAGTCCACTCCCGACCTCTCCGGAGGAGGCGGAACTCGACTATGTCCCCAACCCGCGAGCGGGCGAGCTTTATCTGGTGCGGTTCACGGCGCCGGAGTTCACATCGCTTTGCCCGGTCACGTCGCAGCCCGATTTCGCGCATCTCGTCATCGATTATGCACCCGGCGACACAATCGTGGAATCCAAAAGCCTCAAGCTGTTTCTGGGCAGTTTTCGCAACCATTGCGCCTTCCATGAGGATTGCACCGTGGGGATCGGGCGGCGGCTCGCGGACGAGATGAAGCCCGAATGGCTGCGCATCGGCGGCTACTGGTATCCGCGCGGCGGCATTCCTATCGATGTCTTCTGGCAAACAGGTGCCCCGCCCGAAGCGCTGTGGCTCCCGGACCAGGGTGTGCAGACCTATCGGGGTCGTGGCTGAGGCGCGTTTCAAAACGCGCCGGAGCGGCAAGAAACTCTAGTCGCGCTCGTACCGGCGCGCGGCAGCGTCGCGGTGATCGTTGACGTCCTGGTCGGCCCACTGCTCGGCCTCGCGGCTGTCCTGCCCGGTCGATTTATCATAGGCGACCAGCGCGTTGCGAAATTCCCGCGCTTCGGCGGCACAGGCGGTACGGATGGACCTGCGGAATTCCTCGCTCGACTGCCGCTGCTGCTTGGCCGCAGCGACGCGCTGGTCGAGGCATTCATCGAAGCGCATGCGGGGGCCCGTCACCGAATCGGCGGATTGGGCGCTCATTCCCAGCGCGATCATCATCACCGTCAAGCTCATCCCATTTTCCTTCGTCGCGTTATAACGCTAAAGATAAGAAGGATTTGCGAGCCTTCAAGCCTTACTCGCAGGACAGCGGCGAGCTGTGCCGACGCAGGACCTTCCACCCTTCTTCGCACTCGACCCATACATCGCTGAGCAGGACGCGTTCCTGAATGGTCTGGCCCATGTAACGGACGCTCCAGCGGGCATCGACGGTGGCGACGATGGTGCCGCGCACGCGACAGACGTGCGTGACCGACACGTCGAGATCGACGACATCCATGTTGGCGAGCGCCGATATCCAGGCATCGAGATCGAGCGACACGGGACCATCGCCGCGAACCCCGACCAGCTGGAAATCGGGATGGATCAGCGCCCGAAGCCGCGTCTCGTCCTTGGCGAACAGCGCCAACCGCCATTCCTCCTCGAGCTGGGAGACGAGATCGAGACCCTCACTCAAAGCCGCATCCAATCAGGCGCGCTCTTCTTGCGCTTGCTCTTTCCGGACGACGTGGCACGGGCGGCCCGCCCGCCCGCCATGCCGCCGAGGATGCCGCGCAGGATCGCATTACCAATCTGCCGCCCCACCCTGTTGACGATGGTGCGCTGCACGACCTTTCCGACCTGATCCACGGGATTGGACGCGCGCCGCGATCGGGAGGACCGTTCGGCGCGAACTCGTTCCTTCTCGGCCTTCTCCGCTGCCTCCTCTGCTTCGAGGCGCGCTTCTTCTTCGGCAGCGGCCTTCGCTTTGTCGGCGGCGCGCGCTTCGAGGATTTCGTCGGCGCTCTCGCGGTCCAAGCGTTCATCGTAGCGGGTGCCTACCGCATCGGCGGCGACGAGCGCGGCGCGTTCCCCGGTCGAGATCGTGCCCGCGCGAGCGCGCGGCGGTTTGACGAGCGTGCGTTCGACCGGCGTCGGCGCGCCTTCGGCGTCGAGGACCGACACCAGCGCCTCGCCGACCTTCAATTCGGTAATGACCTCGGCGACATCGATGGCGGGGTTCTCGCGGAAGGTTTCGGCGGCACTGCGGACAGCCTTTTCGTCGCGGGGCGTGAAGGCCCTCAGCGCGTGCTGGACACGATTGCCGAGCTGGCCCGCCACGTCGTCCGGAATGTCGATCGGGTTCTGCGTCACGAAGAAGACGCCGACGCCCTTGGACCGGATTAGACGCACGACCTGT from Sphingomicrobium sp. XHP0239 encodes:
- the lspA gene encoding signal peptidase II, whose amino-acid sequence is MTSRRAYAIAAAIFIIDQLIKWWIVGPFALESKGSVELLPFFNLTWVENRGISLGLFQATSEAMRWGLVIATAAIAAFVAWWITRPGEEGDRAGFAMILGGALGNIVDRVRFGYVVDYADLHVGTFRPFYVFNIADAAITLGVVYLLVRAFWPRTDKEKNNA
- a CDS encoding winged helix-turn-helix domain-containing protein, translating into MSEAGAKLQNGLVDIESRLERAKRKLEDGLELVAEAQKALSDIQQDVLGAPDGAGPGDAEETASKLLADIKAQGDEIPESLCGGRMQVDSVQRLIRIDGHPIGITEMEYRVLELLAYARNNVVTRNMLLKHLYRRADDQPQPKIIDVFISKLRKKLRSASGGAEFIETIPQRGWILRDLEQ
- the ileS gene encoding isoleucine--tRNA ligase — encoded protein: MSDTPNYKDTVFLPKTDFPMKAGLPQKEPVILKKWQDEKIYQQVRKSREGREKFILHDGPPYANGDIHIGHALNKTLKDVTVRAQTLLGKDAPYVPGWDCHGLPIEWKIEEQYRKKKRDKKDVPAKEFRAECREYAQHWVDVQTGQFQRLGNIGEWDKPYLTMRPEAEAQIVAELFKFAETGQLYRGSKPVMWSPVEETALAEAEVEYQDLTDSPQIDVAFEIVESPIPELVGAHAVIWTTTPWTIPVNQALAYGPEIEYEVLHLNRLPRGKRFGISHLLVAKELIEGVLDRIGLEKSDVMTEWSGKGADLAGTVVRHPMHHLGGFYAKPRPMLAGDFVTTDSGTGIVHMSPDHGEDDFLLCKKHGIDPVFAVEKNGLYRDDWLWLGSDDDRRRSVINKPFNAPDGPICSDLREVGALLSASADYHHSYPHSWRSKAKVIYRCTPQWFIGMDEPLRHLPKKTRAEKRWEDEGGAPIPPGDTLVDDYPSLRETAMDAIDATDFFPPKGKNRIGTMVAGRPDWLISRQRAWGVPIALFVHRKSGELLVDEAVNARIVEAMTNEGVDAWSEDRASDFLGPDRDPDDYEMVADILDVWFDSGSTHAFVLESDRWPDLRSPADVYLEGSDQHRGWFQSSLLESCGTRGRAPYKQVLTHGFTMDAKGMKMSKSLGNTVSPLTLMDQYGADIIRLWAVTVDFTEDHRIGDEILKGVADQYRKLRNSFRYLLGALDGFDAGETVQPADMPELERYMLHRLARLSDALKADIERYDFNAYVRRLVDFAQDDLSAFFFDIRKDRLYCDVNLSTGDQTATRAAYRTVLDVLFHALVRWMAPVLVFTTEETWTTRYPDGGSVHTLDWPGISDDWRDDALAERWDGLRTLRREVTEAIEPYRKEKIIRSSLAAEVTVDSNEDPDFLAELFISGPVHAGAQLSVAVTDHAKCGRCWRHLPEVGEDGSLCGRCAEVLSK
- the queF gene encoding preQ(1) synthase, translated to MEPKFLGSDSPLPTSPEEAELDYVPNPRAGELYLVRFTAPEFTSLCPVTSQPDFAHLVIDYAPGDTIVESKSLKLFLGSFRNHCAFHEDCTVGIGRRLADEMKPEWLRIGGYWYPRGGIPIDVFWQTGAPPEALWLPDQGVQTYRGRG
- a CDS encoding sulfurtransferase, yielding MESLVTADWLAANLNTVQVVDASFFLPDSGIDGAKRFREGHLPGARRLDIATFVDPQAATANMLPSHEAGCAMLEEIGLDRDRPLVVYDDAPHHTAARGWFTLTHFGAREVAILDGGLSAWKGAGGRLETGPPMPRSGSWPTGRTAHRIVIKDDLLGPDRPPVLDARSPKRFAGATDEPRPGTAAGRIPGSTNLPYAALYDEDGRFLPDAELARLFAESGVDAKSDFVASCGSGVTACAILFAAQRIGADGGALYDGSWAEWGSDPATPKERG
- a CDS encoding DUF3035 domain-containing protein, which gives rise to MRNALPILLLAGALAACSSPGGSLDEYAVARNAPLIIPPDYTLEPPRAGTVSTSVDEVQARALEALYGGPASRSAVERIAVSEAADGVIPLGARSTAGDPDTRVVDKGAQTQTILSTPEGEGQEASAEQPR
- a CDS encoding nuclear transport factor 2 family protein — encoded protein: MSEGLDLVSQLEEEWRLALFAKDETRLRALIHPDFQLVGVRGDGPVSLDLDAWISALANMDVVDLDVSVTHVCRVRGTIVATVDARWSVRYMGQTIQERVLLSDVWVECEEGWKVLRRHSSPLSCE
- a CDS encoding DUF2945 domain-containing protein: MSNSNSFQTDQYVKWNWGNGEGKGQIEERFEREVTRTLSGSEITKDGSEDNPAYLIKQEDGDKVLKLGSELEAQD